In a single window of the Niabella ginsenosidivorans genome:
- a CDS encoding sialidase family protein, whose product MMKRRINLIAVVLLLISTKAAAQTSRWKQGILADEFIYDTASFPQAHAATIAETPDGLIAAWFGGTKEGNKDVCIWTSRLVHDHWTAPELAADGVLNDSTRYACYNPVLYYAPTGELLLFYKIGPNVGGWTGWLKRSSNNGKTWSKREALPEGFLGPVKNKPELINGVLICPSSTEKNGWKVHFEYTKDWGHTWTKSAPINDGIKFSAIQPSILKYKNGTLQVLGRTRNTVIYQSWSKDNGKTWSEMTALDLPNNNSGTDAVTLKDGRQLLVYNHVLPDSSWKKGKGPRTPLNVAISKDGKKWYAALVLEDSPISQYSYPSVIQGKDGMVHIVYTWRRQKIKYVKIDPSKLKLTPIKNKKWPGLVAPKGTVTND is encoded by the coding sequence ATGATGAAAAGAAGAATCAACCTGATAGCTGTTGTTTTGCTGTTGATCAGCACTAAAGCTGCAGCACAAACCTCCCGCTGGAAGCAGGGTATCCTTGCTGATGAATTTATTTATGACACCGCCTCTTTTCCCCAGGCGCATGCGGCTACCATTGCCGAAACGCCTGATGGACTGATTGCTGCCTGGTTTGGCGGTACGAAAGAGGGAAATAAAGATGTGTGTATCTGGACAAGCCGCCTGGTTCATGATCATTGGACAGCGCCGGAACTGGCGGCTGACGGTGTACTGAATGATTCTACCCGTTATGCCTGCTATAACCCGGTGCTGTACTATGCGCCAACGGGTGAGCTGTTGCTGTTCTACAAGATCGGCCCTAATGTTGGGGGGTGGACGGGCTGGCTGAAACGTTCCAGCAACAATGGGAAGACCTGGAGCAAAAGGGAAGCGCTGCCGGAGGGCTTCCTGGGGCCGGTCAAAAATAAACCAGAGCTCATCAACGGGGTCCTGATCTGTCCTTCCAGTACAGAAAAGAACGGATGGAAAGTGCATTTTGAATATACAAAGGATTGGGGCCATACCTGGACCAAATCGGCCCCCATCAATGACGGTATAAAGTTTTCAGCCATACAGCCTTCCATTTTAAAATATAAGAATGGTACTCTGCAGGTGCTGGGCCGTACACGAAATACGGTCATCTATCAGAGCTGGAGCAAAGACAATGGCAAAACATGGTCCGAAATGACAGCGCTGGACCTGCCCAATAACAATTCCGGTACAGATGCAGTTACACTGAAAGACGGGCGCCAGCTGCTGGTGTACAATCATGTATTGCCGGACTCCTCCTGGAAGAAAGGAAAAGGCCCGCGCACGCCTTTGAACGTAGCAATTTCAAAAGATGGGAAAAAGTGGTATGCGGCACTGGTACTGGAAGACTCGCCCATCAGCCAGTATTCCTATCCTTCCGTTATTCAGGGAAAAGATGGCATGGTACATATTGTATATACCTGGCGCCGGCAGAAAATAAAATATGTAAAGATTGATCCGTCCAAACTAAAACTGACTCCCATAAAAAATAAGAAATGGCCGGGACTGGTTGCACCTAAAGGAACCGTAACAAACGATTAG
- a CDS encoding ArsR/SmtB family transcription factor encodes MNLRRDVFQAIADPTRRAILLLIAAQSMTAGAIAANFDTARPTVSKHLQILTECGLLRQEQNGREMYYHFNPKKMKEVADFIEPFRKMWDDRFNKLESIMKNYKSKK; translated from the coding sequence ATGAACTTGAGACGAGATGTTTTCCAGGCCATAGCAGATCCTACAAGAAGGGCTATACTGCTGCTGATAGCAGCACAATCTATGACCGCAGGCGCTATTGCCGCTAATTTTGATACAGCCCGCCCCACTGTTTCCAAACACCTGCAAATACTTACGGAATGCGGATTGCTGCGGCAGGAGCAGAATGGCCGGGAGATGTATTACCACTTTAATCCAAAAAAAATGAAAGAAGTAGCCGATTTTATTGAACCCTTCCGTAAAATGTGGGATGACCGGTTTAACAAACTGGAAAGTATTATGAAAAACTATAAATCAAAAAAATAA